In a single window of the Olivibacter sp. SDN3 genome:
- a CDS encoding glycoside hydrolase family 2 protein, with protein MRKGETFLWYKRNINIPRPWNDKRVLLHFGAVDHFAVVFVNGKKVGTHGGGYEAFHFDITDYLTTRENTVVVGAYDPNDGKVPCGKNGDKGDYTFSSGIWQTVWMEPVEQQHITHLKLIPDLENDRLAITVFSPKKGLKVVANAKEGAKAKASADGQPGETFYLSVENPRLWTPDDPFLYDLNLQLVDAKGKTVDQVDSYFGMRSVRIEKVNGVNRTILNGKFEFQLGLLDQGYWPDGVFTAPTDEALRYDIELAKKTGFNVVRKHIKVEPQRWYHHCDKIGVLVWQDMPNLWYPDEVDSVAVRAQFRSEWKAIMDQLISVPSIIMWVPFNENWGAFEVADITDWTKKYDPTRLVNGLSGYNYAPGYRPAPGDPGNGDFVDLHHYGEMKDKYFPEPDEQRAASLGEFGGKGLFVRGHLWPVPNNAYEVMINSEILTDTYIYLLNEVEQRMLYRGLSAAIYTQTTDVEHEINGLVTYDRKVEKMDFEKVKWINEAILKNGRNMGAKKNISSIVREYPVE; from the coding sequence GTGCGAAAGGGGGAAACTTTTTTATGGTATAAACGAAATATAAACATCCCACGCCCCTGGAATGATAAGCGCGTGCTGCTGCATTTTGGTGCCGTAGATCATTTCGCGGTGGTGTTTGTCAACGGCAAAAAAGTGGGTACGCATGGCGGTGGATACGAGGCTTTCCATTTCGATATCACCGATTATTTGACTACGCGTGAAAACACGGTGGTAGTCGGTGCTTATGATCCGAACGATGGCAAAGTGCCCTGCGGAAAAAATGGTGATAAAGGCGATTACACCTTCAGCTCGGGAATTTGGCAAACCGTATGGATGGAGCCGGTTGAACAGCAGCACATCACCCACCTCAAACTGATACCGGATCTGGAGAACGACCGACTGGCTATCACGGTATTTTCACCCAAGAAAGGACTCAAGGTAGTCGCCAACGCAAAAGAAGGCGCCAAAGCGAAGGCCAGCGCGGATGGTCAACCTGGCGAAACATTCTATCTATCTGTTGAAAATCCCCGCCTTTGGACTCCCGATGATCCCTTTTTATATGACTTAAACCTGCAACTGGTAGATGCTAAAGGCAAAACGGTGGATCAGGTGGATTCCTATTTTGGCATGCGCTCCGTTCGTATCGAAAAGGTCAATGGTGTTAACAGAACCATATTAAACGGCAAGTTTGAGTTTCAGCTAGGCCTATTGGATCAGGGTTATTGGCCGGATGGCGTCTTTACGGCACCGACGGACGAGGCTTTGCGGTATGATATTGAGCTGGCGAAAAAGACGGGATTTAATGTCGTGCGCAAACATATCAAAGTAGAACCACAACGCTGGTACCATCACTGCGATAAAATTGGGGTGTTGGTATGGCAGGATATGCCCAACTTATGGTATCCGGATGAAGTCGACTCGGTAGCTGTTCGTGCGCAGTTCAGAAGTGAATGGAAAGCTATAATGGATCAGCTGATCAGTGTTCCTTCCATTATTATGTGGGTACCGTTTAATGAAAACTGGGGCGCGTTTGAAGTGGCCGACATTACCGACTGGACAAAAAAATACGATCCGACACGCCTGGTCAACGGCTTGTCCGGCTACAACTATGCACCCGGCTATCGCCCGGCTCCCGGCGATCCCGGGAATGGCGACTTTGTCGACCTACATCACTACGGTGAAATGAAGGATAAATATTTTCCCGAACCGGATGAGCAGCGCGCGGCTTCATTGGGTGAATTTGGCGGGAAGGGATTATTTGTGCGCGGCCATCTATGGCCAGTGCCCAATAACGCTTACGAAGTGATGATCAATTCCGAGATCTTGACCGATACCTACATTTATTTGCTGAACGAAGTGGAGCAACGCATGCTCTACCGAGGATTGAGTGCCGCTATTTACACGCAAACGACTGATGTGGAGCATGAGATCAACGGTTTGGTGACCTACGACCGTAAAGTGGAGAAGATGGATTTCGAAAAGGTGAAATGGATCAACGAAGCGATACTGAAGAATGGCCGGAACATGGGTGCTAAAAAGAATATCAGCTCCATCGTGCGCGAATATCCGGTGGAGTAG
- a CDS encoding BlaI/MecI/CopY family transcriptional regulator: protein MKRLSEKEEALMHIIWRLKKAFAKEVREELPPPKPHINTVATTMKRLADKGYLKIEDFGSTYRYVPAISKRAYTNKFLRPLLASFFGSSIKNAVSFFAEEEEISLEELKEIVDIIEKKKRG from the coding sequence ATGAAACGACTCAGTGAAAAAGAAGAGGCTTTGATGCACATTATATGGCGGCTAAAAAAAGCTTTTGCTAAAGAAGTACGAGAAGAATTACCTCCTCCTAAACCGCATATTAATACCGTTGCCACTACCATGAAAAGATTAGCAGACAAGGGATATTTAAAAATTGAAGATTTTGGGTCAACCTATCGATACGTACCTGCAATTAGCAAAAGAGCGTACACTAATAAATTTTTAAGACCTCTGTTGGCCAGTTTCTTTGGTAGTTCGATTAAAAATGCGGTTAGTTTCTTCGCGGAAGAGGAGGAAATATCTTTGGAAGAACTAAAGGAAATCGTTGATATAATAGAGAAAAAAAAGCGAGGATAA
- a CDS encoding ABC transporter permease, with amino-acid sequence MIKSYFVTAFRNLLRNKFYSAINIVGLTLGLAIGILILLWVHDELSYDRFNNNADHIFKVSSSVGSGSTKQVWDGAQAPLAEHALKEVPGIKNAVRVAPRGDNEFFKYDGKIFEAGEMLYTDASIFEVFDFKWIAGNIHNPFPDKQSVVLTKSTASAFFGKKDPIGKVLVADNNQTYTITGITEDCPQNSSIQFDMLFPITSISVWDAFLSQDWSRYIFKTYLELEPDISLNTIKENLKRVHLKHQPLAEKEGSYLLQPLTKIHLFDAEGASLGMRTVQTFFVVALLILLIASINYVNLSTARILFRFKEIGVRKIVGAGRSQLFFQSIVETLMLFLVVVALVLLFIYAIIPHFNTITGKTITFSLLNIDVWKIIGATLLFTMLVSCIYPAISLAKLKPIRSLQGNTGNGMNNNLFRKVLVVVQFMFSIGLITSMLIIEQQLSFIREKKLGYDKSYVISLPMHEIQDHFSTIKNQLISQSGILAVSSATSSMVNHELATTDTHWEGKDPNSTFLLHTMEIDRDFMEMFKLSVKGNSFTGTKADSAHFILNETAIREAGLINPIGKKFYLNHVEGTIIGVAKDFHFASLKEKINPLVFTYKPAGQQLFVKTTGKNTAAAISNLEKIWKKYNGEHLFRYSFLDEDYDQLYKSEQRTGWLFKIFSGIAVFISCIGLFGLSIYSSQARVKEIGIRKVLGATVSNITAMLSFGFLKLIMISMVVAFPISWFLMQRWLQDYAYRISIPWWIFAIAAVLSIFIASLTIGFQSIKAALTNPVKSLRNE; translated from the coding sequence ATGATAAAAAGCTATTTCGTAACCGCTTTCAGAAACCTTCTGCGAAACAAATTTTATAGTGCAATCAATATTGTAGGCCTTACGTTGGGGCTAGCAATAGGCATACTTATTCTGCTGTGGGTTCATGATGAGTTAAGTTACGATCGCTTTAATAATAATGCAGATCACATATTCAAAGTGAGTTCATCGGTGGGTAGTGGCAGCACGAAACAGGTATGGGATGGTGCTCAAGCTCCGCTTGCCGAACATGCGCTAAAGGAAGTCCCTGGCATCAAGAATGCGGTAAGAGTAGCGCCCAGAGGAGATAACGAATTTTTTAAATATGACGGAAAGATTTTTGAAGCGGGGGAGATGCTTTATACAGATGCGTCTATTTTTGAGGTGTTTGATTTCAAATGGATAGCCGGAAACATTCATAACCCATTTCCCGATAAGCAATCAGTCGTTTTGACCAAAAGTACAGCCAGTGCTTTTTTCGGAAAGAAAGACCCTATTGGAAAGGTTTTGGTTGCAGATAATAACCAAACCTATACCATTACCGGTATTACAGAAGATTGTCCGCAGAATTCGAGTATTCAGTTTGATATGCTATTTCCCATTACCTCCATAAGCGTGTGGGATGCCTTTTTATCCCAAGATTGGTCGCGTTATATTTTTAAAACCTATTTAGAACTGGAACCGGATATCTCGTTAAATACCATTAAAGAAAATCTGAAACGGGTTCATTTAAAGCATCAACCCCTTGCCGAAAAAGAAGGCAGTTATCTTTTGCAACCGCTAACCAAAATACATCTTTTTGATGCGGAAGGAGCATCTTTAGGAATGCGTACCGTACAAACCTTTTTTGTCGTTGCGCTCTTGATCTTATTGATAGCCTCCATTAACTATGTAAACCTCTCCACTGCCAGAATTTTATTCAGATTTAAAGAAATCGGTGTCAGGAAAATTGTGGGGGCCGGGCGAAGCCAGTTGTTTTTTCAATCTATCGTTGAAACATTAATGCTCTTTCTGGTAGTAGTTGCCTTAGTATTACTATTTATTTACGCAATCATTCCACATTTCAATACGATTACAGGAAAAACTATCACGTTTAGTCTACTCAACATAGATGTATGGAAAATAATTGGTGCAACGCTACTTTTCACAATGCTGGTTTCCTGTATCTATCCTGCCATTTCATTGGCTAAACTAAAACCCATCAGGAGTTTACAGGGAAATACAGGCAACGGTATGAACAATAATCTATTTAGAAAAGTACTGGTTGTTGTACAATTCATGTTTTCTATCGGTTTAATTACCAGTATGCTAATAATCGAACAACAACTGAGTTTTATTCGGGAGAAGAAACTAGGTTACGATAAATCCTATGTAATTTCATTGCCCATGCATGAAATTCAAGATCATTTTTCAACCATTAAGAACCAGTTAATTTCTCAATCCGGTATATTAGCCGTAAGCAGCGCTACTTCCAGTATGGTCAATCATGAGCTGGCTACTACCGATACGCATTGGGAAGGTAAAGATCCAAACAGTACGTTCCTTCTCCATACAATGGAAATCGACAGGGATTTTATGGAGATGTTCAAATTGTCTGTTAAAGGGAATAGTTTTACCGGCACAAAAGCTGATTCAGCTCATTTCATCCTAAATGAAACTGCTATCAGGGAGGCGGGTTTAATTAACCCTATAGGTAAGAAATTTTATTTGAATCATGTTGAAGGTACGATTATAGGTGTCGCAAAAGATTTTCATTTTGCATCATTGAAAGAAAAAATTAATCCGTTGGTATTCACTTATAAACCTGCAGGACAGCAGCTGTTTGTTAAAACTACCGGTAAAAATACAGCGGCGGCCATAAGTAATCTCGAAAAAATATGGAAAAAATATAATGGAGAGCATTTATTCCGTTACAGTTTTTTAGATGAAGATTACGATCAATTGTATAAATCAGAACAGCGTACGGGGTGGTTGTTTAAGATCTTTTCAGGCATTGCCGTTTTTATTTCATGTATAGGCTTATTTGGGCTGTCCATTTATAGTTCACAGGCACGGGTGAAGGAAATAGGCATTCGCAAGGTTTTAGGAGCTACCGTTTCAAATATTACCGCTATGCTTTCTTTTGGCTTTTTAAAACTTATAATGATATCCATGGTGGTAGCTTTTCCAATATCTTGGTTTCTAATGCAACGGTGGCTTCAAGATTACGCCTATCGAATTTCCATTCCCTGGTGGATCTTTGCCATAGCCGCAGTACTCAGCATATTTATTGCCAGTTTGACCATTGGCTTTCAATCGATAAAAGCTGCTCTGACAAATCCCGTTAAAAGTTTACGAAATGAATAA